Proteins encoded by one window of Carassius auratus strain Wakin chromosome 24, ASM336829v1, whole genome shotgun sequence:
- the btr33 gene encoding tripartite motif-containing protein 47 — MVKTPLFCFLTETPFLTVMSSSTPLLSKELFQCSVCLDVFTHPVSLPCGHTFCQSCILAQWTASGSSHCPKCSTVFQETPELRENSFAREMAKQIRKQKGQRSSEYHPVASDNVLCDLCPLEKASRAVKSCLVCVASYCEVHVTSHTSRFTKHTLVQPQRMDKRICRIHERPLELYCRYDQSAVCVLCMNTEHSTHHTIPVEREWAERKTQLLKTQSDLKRMIMERWSKVEELRHSIKLNKVLVI; from the exons ATGGTGAAAACACCGCTTTTCTGCTTCCTGACTGAAACACCTTTTCTGACAG TGATGTCATCCTCAACCCCACTCCTGTCTAAGGAGTTGTTTCAGTGCTCAGTTTGTCTAGATGTTTTCACTCATCCTGTGTCCCTCCCATGTGGCCATACATTTTGCCAGTCCTGTATCCTTGCACAGTGGACTGCATCTGGCTCCTCCCACTGCCCCAAATGCTCCACAGTTTTCCAGGAAACACCAGAGCTCCGCGAAAATTCTTTTGCCCGTGAGATGGCCAAGCAAATCCGCAAGCAGAAAGGTCAGAGGTCGTCAGAGTATCATCCAGTTGCATCGGACAACGTTTTATGTGACTTGTGCCCGTTAGAGAAAGCGTCCCGTGCTGTAAAATCATGCCTGGTGTGTGTGGCATCATACTGTGAGGTTCATGTGACTTCCCACACCTCCAGGTTCACCAAGCACACGCTGGTGCAGCCGCAGCGGATGGACAAGCGGATCTGCAGGATACACGAAAGACCCTTGGAGCTTTACTGCAGATATGACCAGTCTGCTGTTTGTGTGTTGTGCATGAATACAGAACACAGCACACACCACACAATACCAGTGGAGAGAGAATGGGCAGAGAGAAAG ACTCAGTTATTAAAGACACAGTCTGACCTGAAGCGGATGATTATGGAGAGATGGAGTAAAGTCGAGGAACTCAGGCACtctataaaactaaataaa gtgctggtcatataa